From Phragmites australis chromosome 5, lpPhrAust1.1, whole genome shotgun sequence, a single genomic window includes:
- the LOC133917369 gene encoding putative germin-like protein 2-3, with protein MARPHSIFLVLLVAAMASPMVLAYDPSALQDFCVADYASNVFVNGMACKDPKLVTAGDFAFSGLQNPGDTANAVGSNSTLVDVHVLPGLNSLGISLARLDVAPFGLNPPHTHPRGTEMLTVVEGELYVGFITTDGKLFAKVVSSGGVFVYPKGLVHFAFNLRARPAWGIVGLSSQNPGLIRVAESLFGAVPGVTDEVLAKAFRIDTATVQMIKAKF; from the exons ATGGCAAGGCCCCACTCGatcttccttgttcttcttgtcgCAGCAATGGCGTCTCCTATGGTTCTTGCTTACGACCCAAGCGCTCTCCAGGACTTCTGCGTCGCTGACTACGCTTCCAATG TGTTTGTGAACGGGATGGCGTGCAAGGACCCGAAGCTGGTGACGGCCGGCGACTTCGCCTTCTCCGGCCTCCAGAACCCCGGCGACACGGCCAACGCGGTCGGCTCCAATTCCACACTCGTGGACGTGCACGTGCTCCCGGGGCTCAACTCGCTCGGCATCTCCCTGGCGCGCCTCGACGTCGCCCCCTTCGGCCTCAACCCGCCGCACACGCACCCCCGCGGCACCGAGATGCTCACGGTCGTCGAGGGCGAGCTCTACGTCGGCTTCATCACCACGGACGGGAAGCTCTTCGCCAAGGTGGTCTCGAGCGGGGGCGTGTTCGTCTACCCCAAGGGGCTCGTGCACTTCGCGTTCAACCTCCGCGCGCGCCCGGCCTGGGGGATCGTCGGACTCAGCAGCCAGAACCCCGGCCTCATCCGCGTCGCGGAATCGCTCTTCGGCGCCGTCCCTGGCGTCACCGACGAGGTGCTCGCCAAGGCGTTCAGGATCGACACCGCCACTGTGCAGATGATCAAGGCGAAGTTCTAG
- the LOC133918424 gene encoding SUPPRESSOR OF ABI3-5-like isoform X1, which produces MDHGRYAPQHGWENNSAPDGYGVTNEPDFRAGGSYNGRRSVDEGFPRDSYGRGAFCHDAHDRNVYPPAPSVGTMWSQPRRNHDDEYATARDHRRNGTDYHNDGKHHEFDSYRGVDRLRDNYRSADNYYESGSHRDFGVDRNKRIGSRDHAEFHGEFEDRYRSSHQSRENSYERDPEYGRYSYDSDYERGRRENSWRRRNSCGSERRELSRERDGSPYTRHSRSRSRGHDDRSRSRSRSRSPRAKSRGRNQRDGVYDDNRFDRRRDYDWDERWRGDSVAPSATVVVKGLSLKINDDDLYQILAQWGPLRSVRVIKERNSGMSRGFAFIDFPTVEAARRMMESTEENGLEIDGRNVFFEYSSKPTGGISGPSHGQENFTRSAYGHRTVAAPCDWICSICGCMNFARRTSCFQCNEPRTEDALLADATGSSPLFGRRGSELGPTHVLVVRGLDETADEEMLRYEFAKHAPIKDIRLVRDKFTHVSRGFAFVHFHSVEDATKALEATNGITLEKNGQVLRVAYAKSTHGPVSGASQSNSLAAAAIEAASFAQQYDAIGWAPKEYNPDDKPNSNSESQKDGSAAQSGFVWDEKSGYYYDSASGFYYDGNTGLYYDSNSGVWYSYDQQTQQYVPCNDQSNTKVVGDMANENTKASESNSGNKVVISAPAATIKQGEKTSLPEAVQAAANAALAAEKREKEKAKEIKLASKTSLLANKKKMNNVLAMWKQRNQEGQAARIVLYDKEPSNSDDKFNNSHGGTGFSLKSKPRSDFGNAKDMSSAASYNSLGQGTAATQMLDSDVKPRPVSNSLGTTVMGVIRGSSRGVIKLDTSFHALSDAGSTDSCTTITRSTSALMTSAEAPTASAPFKTDISALVSNTSSGVSGSGKRRFSEAPGQPQYRDRAAERRNLYGSSLGNDIVGLDSTGDYPSRKGSSEIGSMPFPPGVGERSSGEIGNTENYEVITADRAIDESNVGNRILRNMGWQEGLGLGKDGSGIKEPVQTKSVDVRAGLGSQQRKADPSLEAQAGDSYKTIIQKKAIARFREMP; this is translated from the exons ATGGATCATGGGCGTTATGCTCCACAGCATGGATGGGAGAACAACAGT GCACCCGATGGGTATGGTGTCACCAATGAGCCAGATTTTAG GGCTGGTGGATCCTACAATGGTAGGAGATCTGTGGATGAAGGCTTTCCTAGAGATTCGTATGGAAGGGGTGCATTTTGTCATGATGCACATGATAGAAATGTGTATCCACCAGCACCCTCCGTTGGCACTATGTGGTCTCAGCCTCGAAGAAATCATGATGATGAATATGCAACTGCCAGAGACCACAGAAGGAATGGCACCGATTATCACAATGATGGAAAACATCATGAGTTCGATTCCTACAGAGGAGTTGATAGACTCCGTGATAACTATCGTTCTGCTGACAACTACTATGAATCTGGCAGTCACCGTGATTTTGGTGTTGATAGGAACAAAAGGATTGGTAGTAGAGACCATGCGGAGTTTCATGGTGAGTTTGAAGACCGGTACCGCAGCTCTCACCAAAGCAGAGAGAACAGCTATGAGAGAGATCCTGAATATGGGCGTTATAGCTATGATTCGGACTATGAGAGAGGCAGGAGAGAGAATAGCTGGAGAAGGCGCAATTCTTGTGGGAGTGAAAGAAGAGAGTTAAGTCGTGAAAGAGACGGAAGTCCATACACGCGCCATAGCCGTTCTCGATCACGTGGGCATGATGACCGATCAAGATCACGGTCTAGATCAAGATCTCCTCGTGCCAAGAGTCGTGGTCGGAACCAAAGAGATGGCGTTTATGATGATAATCGCTTTGACAGAAGAAGGGATTATGACTGGGATGAACGATGGCGTGGTGATTCAGTG GCCCCATCTGCCACTGTTGTTGTCAAGGGGCTGTCTCTGAAGATTAATGATGACGACCTATATCAGATTCTT GCTCAGTGGGGCCCTCTACGCAGTGTGCGTGTGATCAAGGAACGAAATTCTGGCATGTCTCGAGGATTTGCTTTTATTGACTTCCCTACTGTG GAAGCTGCCCGTAGAATGATGGAAAGTACTGAAGAGAATGGCCTCGAAATTGATGGTAGGAATGTGTTCTTTGAGTACAG TAGTAAACCAACTGGTGGGATAAGTGGGCCTTCTCATGGACAAGAAAATTTTACAAGATCTGCCTATGGGCACAGGACTGTTGCTGCACCATGTGATTGGATATGCAGTATATGTGGATGTATGAATTTTGCCCGCAGAACCTCCTGTTTTCAG TGCAATGAGCCCCGTACTGAGGATGCTCTACTAGCTGATGCAACAGGTTCCAGTCCGCTGTTTGGGAGAAGGGGATCTGAACTAG GTCCAACTCATGTTTTAGTTGTTCGTGGCCTGGATGAAACCGCTGATGAGGAAATGCTTCGGTATGAATTTGCTAAGCATGCACCTATAAAG GATATCCGCCTTGTTCGGGATAAGTTTACTCACGTTTCCAGAGGTTTCGCTTTTGTTCATTTTCATTCA GTGGAAGATGCTACGAAAGCTCTTGAAGCTACAAATGGTATTACACTTGAGAAAAATGGTCAGGTTTTGCGTGTAGCTTATGCTAAAAGCACACATGGACCTGTATCAGGGGCTTCACAGTCAAATAGCCTTGCTGCAGCTGCCATTGAGGCTGCATCATTTGCTCAGCAG TATGATGCCATAGGCTGGGCTCCAAAAGAGTACAATCCTGATGACAAACCGAATAGCAATTCGGAATCTCAAAAGGATGGCTCTGCAGCACAGTCAGGATTTGTTTGGGATGAAAAATCTGGTTATTACTATGATTCTGCCTCTGGATTCTATTATGATGGAAATACTG GCCTTTATTATGACAGTAATTCTGGAGTTTGGTATTCGTATGATCAACAAACTCAACAATATGTCCCTTGTAATGACCAGAGCAATACTAAGGTGGTTGGGGATATGGCCAATGAAAATACAAAGGCCTCAGAAAGTAATAGTGGTAATAAGGTTGTGATTTCTGCGCCTGCAGCCACAATTAAACAAGGTGAGAAAACTTCATTGCCTGAGGCTGTTCAAGCTGCTGCAAATGCAGCACTGGCTgcagaaaagagagaaaaggagaaggcAAAAGAAATTAAGTTGGCCTCAAAAACTAGTCTCTTAGCTaataagaagaagatgaacaatgtCCTAGCTATGTGGAAGCAAAGGAATCAAGAAGGCCAGGCTGCACGAATTGTCCTTTATGACAAAGAACCGTCAAACTCTGATGATAAATTTAACAATTCACACGGTGGAACTGGATTCTCATTGAAAAGCAAGCCTAGATCTGACTTCGGAAATGCTAAGGATATGAGCTCAGCTGCAAGCTATAATTCTCTTGGCCAAGGAACTGCAGCCACCCAAATGCTGGACTCTGATGTAAAGCCTAGACCTGTCAGTAACAGCTTAGGAACTACAGTTATGGGTGTCATAAGAGGTTCTTCTAGAGGAGTAATCAAGTTGGACACTTCATTTCATGCATTATCTGATGCTGGAAGCACTGACTCCTGCACCACTATAACCAGAAGCACAAGTGCGTTAATGACAAGTGCTGAGGCACCTACAGCTTCTGCACCCttcaaaacagatatatctGCCTTAGTCTCTAATACTTCATCTGGAGTTTCTGGGAGTGGTAAACGTCGGTTTTCGGAGGCACCGGGACAACCCCAGTACAGAGACCGGGCTGCAGAAAGACGAAATCTATATGGATCATCACTTGGCAATGATATTGTTGGATTGGATTCAA CTGGTGACTATCCATCCCGAAAGGGTTCAAGTGAGATAGGATCGATGCCATTCCCTCCTGGGGTGGGTGAACGTTCTAGTGGTGAAATTGGCAACACTGAAAACTATGAGGTTATCACTGCTGATAGAGCAATTGATGAAAGCAATGTGGGCAACCGTATTCTACGCAACATGGGTTGGCAGGAGGGACTG GGCCTGGGAAAGGATGGCAGTGGTATCAAGGAACCAGTCCAGACAAAATCTGTTGACGTTAGGGCTGGACTTGGAAGTCAGCAGCGGAAAGCTGATCCATCGCTGGAGGCCCAAGCTGGGGATAGCTATAAGACCATCATCCAGAAGAAGGCCATTGCAAGATTCAGGGAGATGCCCTAA
- the LOC133918424 gene encoding SUPPRESSOR OF ABI3-5-like isoform X2, which produces MDHGRYAPQHGWENNSAPDGYGVTNEPDFRAGGSYNGRRSVDEGFPRDSYGRGAFCHDAHDRNVYPPAPSVGTMWSQPRRNHDDEYATARDHRRNGTDYHNDGKHHEFDSYRGVDRLRDNYRSADNYYESGSHRDFGVDRNKRIGSRDHAEFHGEFEDRYRSSHQSRENSYERDPEYGRYSYDSDYERGRRENSWRRRNSCGSERRELSRERDGSPYTRHSRSRSRGHDDRSRSRSRSRSPRAKSRGRNQRDGVYDDNRFDRRRDYDWDERWRGDSVAPSATVVVKGLSLKINDDDLYQILAQWGPLRSVRVIKERNSGMSRGFAFIDFPTVEAARRMMESTEENGLEIDGRNVFFEYSKPTGGISGPSHGQENFTRSAYGHRTVAAPCDWICSICGCMNFARRTSCFQCNEPRTEDALLADATGSSPLFGRRGSELGPTHVLVVRGLDETADEEMLRYEFAKHAPIKDIRLVRDKFTHVSRGFAFVHFHSVEDATKALEATNGITLEKNGQVLRVAYAKSTHGPVSGASQSNSLAAAAIEAASFAQQYDAIGWAPKEYNPDDKPNSNSESQKDGSAAQSGFVWDEKSGYYYDSASGFYYDGNTGLYYDSNSGVWYSYDQQTQQYVPCNDQSNTKVVGDMANENTKASESNSGNKVVISAPAATIKQGEKTSLPEAVQAAANAALAAEKREKEKAKEIKLASKTSLLANKKKMNNVLAMWKQRNQEGQAARIVLYDKEPSNSDDKFNNSHGGTGFSLKSKPRSDFGNAKDMSSAASYNSLGQGTAATQMLDSDVKPRPVSNSLGTTVMGVIRGSSRGVIKLDTSFHALSDAGSTDSCTTITRSTSALMTSAEAPTASAPFKTDISALVSNTSSGVSGSGKRRFSEAPGQPQYRDRAAERRNLYGSSLGNDIVGLDSTGDYPSRKGSSEIGSMPFPPGVGERSSGEIGNTENYEVITADRAIDESNVGNRILRNMGWQEGLGLGKDGSGIKEPVQTKSVDVRAGLGSQQRKADPSLEAQAGDSYKTIIQKKAIARFREMP; this is translated from the exons ATGGATCATGGGCGTTATGCTCCACAGCATGGATGGGAGAACAACAGT GCACCCGATGGGTATGGTGTCACCAATGAGCCAGATTTTAG GGCTGGTGGATCCTACAATGGTAGGAGATCTGTGGATGAAGGCTTTCCTAGAGATTCGTATGGAAGGGGTGCATTTTGTCATGATGCACATGATAGAAATGTGTATCCACCAGCACCCTCCGTTGGCACTATGTGGTCTCAGCCTCGAAGAAATCATGATGATGAATATGCAACTGCCAGAGACCACAGAAGGAATGGCACCGATTATCACAATGATGGAAAACATCATGAGTTCGATTCCTACAGAGGAGTTGATAGACTCCGTGATAACTATCGTTCTGCTGACAACTACTATGAATCTGGCAGTCACCGTGATTTTGGTGTTGATAGGAACAAAAGGATTGGTAGTAGAGACCATGCGGAGTTTCATGGTGAGTTTGAAGACCGGTACCGCAGCTCTCACCAAAGCAGAGAGAACAGCTATGAGAGAGATCCTGAATATGGGCGTTATAGCTATGATTCGGACTATGAGAGAGGCAGGAGAGAGAATAGCTGGAGAAGGCGCAATTCTTGTGGGAGTGAAAGAAGAGAGTTAAGTCGTGAAAGAGACGGAAGTCCATACACGCGCCATAGCCGTTCTCGATCACGTGGGCATGATGACCGATCAAGATCACGGTCTAGATCAAGATCTCCTCGTGCCAAGAGTCGTGGTCGGAACCAAAGAGATGGCGTTTATGATGATAATCGCTTTGACAGAAGAAGGGATTATGACTGGGATGAACGATGGCGTGGTGATTCAGTG GCCCCATCTGCCACTGTTGTTGTCAAGGGGCTGTCTCTGAAGATTAATGATGACGACCTATATCAGATTCTT GCTCAGTGGGGCCCTCTACGCAGTGTGCGTGTGATCAAGGAACGAAATTCTGGCATGTCTCGAGGATTTGCTTTTATTGACTTCCCTACTGTG GAAGCTGCCCGTAGAATGATGGAAAGTACTGAAGAGAATGGCCTCGAAATTGATGGTAGGAATGTGTTCTTTGAGTACAG TAAACCAACTGGTGGGATAAGTGGGCCTTCTCATGGACAAGAAAATTTTACAAGATCTGCCTATGGGCACAGGACTGTTGCTGCACCATGTGATTGGATATGCAGTATATGTGGATGTATGAATTTTGCCCGCAGAACCTCCTGTTTTCAG TGCAATGAGCCCCGTACTGAGGATGCTCTACTAGCTGATGCAACAGGTTCCAGTCCGCTGTTTGGGAGAAGGGGATCTGAACTAG GTCCAACTCATGTTTTAGTTGTTCGTGGCCTGGATGAAACCGCTGATGAGGAAATGCTTCGGTATGAATTTGCTAAGCATGCACCTATAAAG GATATCCGCCTTGTTCGGGATAAGTTTACTCACGTTTCCAGAGGTTTCGCTTTTGTTCATTTTCATTCA GTGGAAGATGCTACGAAAGCTCTTGAAGCTACAAATGGTATTACACTTGAGAAAAATGGTCAGGTTTTGCGTGTAGCTTATGCTAAAAGCACACATGGACCTGTATCAGGGGCTTCACAGTCAAATAGCCTTGCTGCAGCTGCCATTGAGGCTGCATCATTTGCTCAGCAG TATGATGCCATAGGCTGGGCTCCAAAAGAGTACAATCCTGATGACAAACCGAATAGCAATTCGGAATCTCAAAAGGATGGCTCTGCAGCACAGTCAGGATTTGTTTGGGATGAAAAATCTGGTTATTACTATGATTCTGCCTCTGGATTCTATTATGATGGAAATACTG GCCTTTATTATGACAGTAATTCTGGAGTTTGGTATTCGTATGATCAACAAACTCAACAATATGTCCCTTGTAATGACCAGAGCAATACTAAGGTGGTTGGGGATATGGCCAATGAAAATACAAAGGCCTCAGAAAGTAATAGTGGTAATAAGGTTGTGATTTCTGCGCCTGCAGCCACAATTAAACAAGGTGAGAAAACTTCATTGCCTGAGGCTGTTCAAGCTGCTGCAAATGCAGCACTGGCTgcagaaaagagagaaaaggagaaggcAAAAGAAATTAAGTTGGCCTCAAAAACTAGTCTCTTAGCTaataagaagaagatgaacaatgtCCTAGCTATGTGGAAGCAAAGGAATCAAGAAGGCCAGGCTGCACGAATTGTCCTTTATGACAAAGAACCGTCAAACTCTGATGATAAATTTAACAATTCACACGGTGGAACTGGATTCTCATTGAAAAGCAAGCCTAGATCTGACTTCGGAAATGCTAAGGATATGAGCTCAGCTGCAAGCTATAATTCTCTTGGCCAAGGAACTGCAGCCACCCAAATGCTGGACTCTGATGTAAAGCCTAGACCTGTCAGTAACAGCTTAGGAACTACAGTTATGGGTGTCATAAGAGGTTCTTCTAGAGGAGTAATCAAGTTGGACACTTCATTTCATGCATTATCTGATGCTGGAAGCACTGACTCCTGCACCACTATAACCAGAAGCACAAGTGCGTTAATGACAAGTGCTGAGGCACCTACAGCTTCTGCACCCttcaaaacagatatatctGCCTTAGTCTCTAATACTTCATCTGGAGTTTCTGGGAGTGGTAAACGTCGGTTTTCGGAGGCACCGGGACAACCCCAGTACAGAGACCGGGCTGCAGAAAGACGAAATCTATATGGATCATCACTTGGCAATGATATTGTTGGATTGGATTCAA CTGGTGACTATCCATCCCGAAAGGGTTCAAGTGAGATAGGATCGATGCCATTCCCTCCTGGGGTGGGTGAACGTTCTAGTGGTGAAATTGGCAACACTGAAAACTATGAGGTTATCACTGCTGATAGAGCAATTGATGAAAGCAATGTGGGCAACCGTATTCTACGCAACATGGGTTGGCAGGAGGGACTG GGCCTGGGAAAGGATGGCAGTGGTATCAAGGAACCAGTCCAGACAAAATCTGTTGACGTTAGGGCTGGACTTGGAAGTCAGCAGCGGAAAGCTGATCCATCGCTGGAGGCCCAAGCTGGGGATAGCTATAAGACCATCATCCAGAAGAAGGCCATTGCAAGATTCAGGGAGATGCCCTAA